DNA from Gadus chalcogrammus isolate NIFS_2021 chromosome 11, NIFS_Gcha_1.0, whole genome shotgun sequence:
accagtagaccatgtgaaccaaactgtggttacttgcccctatgctaagatacaaatgctggcaatgacgccttcttccaaatttcatggatacctgccccagtcaatgttcactaccggcaaaacgctgtggaactacagcatattttaccaatgtttagatactctgttcaaaacagtgaactttctgttcaaaacctaacttatcagtaatttagatcactgtagatggaaagatgctgcatttggacagacaaatgaagttacatgtttgaataagaaaaaatatttagtttatagtttatttattttattttacagtaatttagatttttttccccctgtgcaccatagttcttggtgaattggcatgtaaaagcaacactacatacaatgatctgtacaaaacacagaggataagttttgcaatgcaaaacacctggtggtcatttcagctaaagacctactcagctaaagacctactcaggtgttttacatgtaatttgtgcctcgttgaaaaagggccttctttggcatttgctttggacttctttacgtagttggtataggaaaatggatgcagcaagagcaagtggcagaggcagaggcagaggaagaggcagaggaagaggaagaggtagaggaagaggaagaggtggaggtgaaggtgaaggtgaaggtggcggtggaggtggaggtgaaggtgaaggtggagtaggaggaagaggaagaggaagaggaagaggaagaggaagaggaagaggtagagggagaggtagaggaagagggagagggagaggagcagcagcagcaaggacagttgtatctgatgaaatcagagcaactgtcatcgaccatgtaatcaatcatggtctgtccatgagggaagctggtctgagggttcagccgaacttgccaagatcaacggtggcatcaatcgtgagggttttcacacaaactaacaggtactatacagtatttacagcattctgactgttgtgtttgtgatttgtttctggatcatagattacgtacttactgtatgtaatttgcattacaaaaactgaaaattgttattctcagtttctcataaaacacttacagtatttactgtatttacaattacagtacatttaccacactcaattgtgacatcttttgtgggaggtataccgacatatgaacactgtcagcagatacttggcttggattgtcatactgtaatattacaaactttattactgtagtccaaagaagtgtttgtctgtgttttttctctttttttctatgcaacactacaggaaatctatgccaaactggaggacacagcaacattttatatatgcaattggcaatgcttcaagatgttagtgttttttaggtcatagtgttctgagaggaaacatgtgttaagttatggcagcattgtttgtggtgtggttgttgtagtgcattttgcaccaaaggttaacagatatgcagaggtgtgtgtctctaaagcccactgtgttaagtgatagggaaaagtgaccatagtatgggtacatgaccgaaaacgataggaaaaaactgtaattatgctggttgagagttattctgatggttctgcaaccatttctgggtcgtttggtgggtgtgtcattgccccatgtcacctctccaaggaaaaagcgcatatatgcaacttgctctgttcggaccgacacaatccggatgtgacgcagcagAAGTAaccaatcgcgcctcgaaaatgtagtcagattgtagtttcgaaaatgctttacggcacagacacacacccaaacatggccgggctagatataaacagccagttgcgaggcaattgttgcattcatcatggatcaatcgactgataagggacccaagaggcgactgtcggtggaacaaaagaagaatggaccagaaaagagatcagacacgagtgaaaggggaactatgcaacttttttggcttgatttaccttaatataacaggctaagagtcattgcgatggttctattatacatttttgttcgattgttcgttgtttcgactcccccttgcgcatcttggcggagaaaaggaatatgtttctgccggcgacccgccgcccactctcgcaggagtctcgggtctcgcgaagtaacgaattgctttacggcacagacccccaaacccggaaccggctcgatttaaacacaagtaactaagggattgttacattcatcatagatcagccgactaaaaagagacagagaaacccaatgtcggaggaacagaagaagagaaaagggagactgaccgacagagaggccagacacgagtaaacgttgggcaagcttttcaggaatagcgtgaactgaaagaaaaagaagactgcaaatcagacgccgacttggccgtgttgcttttgaaattgaaagtacccttgggtgaactttgtcttcgtggtattcttgatgttgatagtctctgtacaaatgtgtttgctcaaccattttgttgtgagccctgtaaaaattgctTTCGTGACCTTTTTGTtctgagccctgtatgtttctagcttgcttggttgcaacaatataaacacctttgtttccatgggtgttttgctgttcgtctgtctcgtcccccagacacagactgaatccccgaatccaggttcttatttatttagatgattatgttggccaacactcttacactgattgttctgttcaacctaagataaaacaattataatctaggacataaattctccccgtcaaccataaaaaaggatggatttatgtttattgcaatacaaatacaccttttaaaaaatgtataaccttgcctacactttatgaacatctacttcggacatggctccacgcattcgcaggctactttgaaaacaaatgcacatggctcgcgtagaagtgcatggggaagggtcgtcaacgagttgttacgacagtgttgtaaaataactactacgaagctgtagggggcgctgtgtagagaaatgtgcgtgccaaaaccaagaaaacagcgaagaaatgcccgaagttgcatagtgggcctttaagcactgcctctggcggtcatccagaattcatagaaccgtagttacatacgtaactctcgttttttctttgtttgtttagtCTTTCTCTTTTCCGCTGTTTTCTGCTCTATTTTCAAGTGTTTAATCACGCCTACAGAACCGAGAAAATGGATCATCTAAAAATCCAATGAAGAGCATGTTTCCAAAAATGAATAACAAAATCCTCCTTCCATGATTCAAACATGacattttttgttaaaattagggatcgaccgatatataggtcggccgatattatcggccgatattcacGGTTTTTACGTGTATCGTACCGGCCGATACGCGGCTTATTTTCGCCGATATTTTTTTCGCCATTTTTTTCTACCTCccctgtttttaatatttgttaaatattgttcatctacttgttcttacttgttctacctcacctgtttttactatttgttaaatatagttttttatattgaagttaaataaatgttcctttttttaaattgagacttgtaacatttgttatcagtgtaatttttatgattgagggagaaaaagcagtatcggctctaaatatcggctctaaatatcggctcaagaaaatctgTATCGGcatatcggctaaggctgatgaaaaaatatcggtatcgtatcggccctaaaaaatctgtatcggtcgatccctagttaAAATAGTAATGTACTATTGCCAACAGCCAACAATGATTAACTGGTGCTTCAACTGTCAAtgttccaaaaagtaaacaTTGCATAATATTATCCTACTCATTCTGCTGGCTCACACTGTGAGATGTAGTTATGCCATTATTCAACCAGTGCTGGTTCTGTTGCCAAGCCATTACAAATATGGTTTCCTCCTTTGTCTCAAGGATTTCAATGTTGCGTAATTGCAACACTTCAACTATGTTGTTACTATAGATACTAAAGTTATGCATGTGACTCCTGGACTCAATAATTGTGAAAAacatgtctctcactctctcctctgctgTATAGGGGCTCATCTTAATCCTGCTGTGAGCctgagtttttgtgtgttgcGCAAGGTTTCCTGGACCCGGCTGCttccctactctctctcccaggtGATGGGTGCCTATGTGGCATCTTGCCTTGTCTTTTTGGTCTACTATGGTGGGTTTTGTGTAAATATTACTTTATACAAATTTGCAAAGGAAAACAACAGTAAATGCACAACAGATTAACAATATTTGAAACTGTATTAACGGTGGACCTTAAAAGGTGTATTCTTACTTGGTACAAATCACTGgataataaatgaaaaataaataatataaagcaGGCCTTGGCACTAGCATATGGAAGTTAAATTGTTGCCATTCATGAATTGCATTAGACCTGCACTCCTGGTCTAGAAAGTTTATCAAGAATCAAACGTGGCCCTCCACAAGTCAATTCAtccaggaaatgtttgtgtGGTCCACCCTTGGTGTTTGAATTTTATGTTAATGATTTGACCATGATTACATGATAATAGCACAGCCATTTCAggctgtatttattttattactatAAACATTTTCAGACGCCATAATGGAATTTAGTGGAGGTGAGTTAACTGTTTACGGACCCAACGAGACGGCGTCCATCTTTGCCACATACCCCTCAGAATATATCTCTCTCGGCAGAAGTTTCCTTGATCAGGTCAGTTTGACATTAGATAAGAGTAATAAAGTGGTAAAATTGTGTGATTGTTTTGATAATAAGCAATCCCGTTTCGCTAGCATTGGACTTTGCTAACGGTGTGTGGTATTGCCTCTTCCCAGGTCGTCGGGACAGCCATGCTGTTGCTATGTATTCTGGgtctgggggaggagaggaacacaCCGGCGCCCCCAGGCCTGATCCCCCCCATCGTGGCGACGATAGTCCTCGGTATAGCCATGTCAATGTCAGCTAATTGTGGAGGTGCAATAAATCCTGCGCGAGACCTGGGACCACGCCTCTTCACACTAACAGCAGGCTGGGGCGGAGAGGTCTTCACGTATGTTTCAAACACGATGAATCAGACATCTGCAAAACACACTCTAAACTAATTACATTAAATATATTTGGGCATGACCCCTTCAATCCTCTTATCAGGTGTTACAATTACTGGTTCTGGGTGCCGCTGGTGGCTCCCATGATAGGAGCTGTCTTGGGGACTCTGACGTATAAGGTCTTCATTGAATGGCAGCTCCCTGACCCGGACCTCCCCTCGGACCTGCCCATCCCTCCCATCCCCACCAAGGACTACAAGGAGCTCCAGGCAGCTATGGGAAATGGAGTAGAGTTGAAGACGGCCCGTTTGTGAGCCCAATTTAAACTCAATATGAACGAATGAATCCAAATCCATGATAAATGAACTGCATTTATGCAGTTCATTTTGGCTACTCAAACCACTACTCATTTAGAATAAGTGCTTCACCATCACCTATTTATCCACACATCCATACAATGAAGACAATGTCAATGATGCAGGTGAACAGCCAGTTATGGTTAGGAATCTTGCATGGGGTCACCTCAACACttcaggaggagcaggggatttAACGATCAACCTTATTGACAGAAGAAGCTTTAACATCGGCCTGTGACTACCCTATGGCTCTCTAGTGAGAAAAAGCAATAAAACAGCAATGTTGTTTTTGAGGATCTACTTGAAAAATTGCAAGATGCAGATAATAGATGAAGATTGTACTCTGCACCGGAagacatgaacaaacacacacacacacacacacacacacacacacacacacacacacacacacacacacacacacacacacacacacacacacacacaaaaacacacacacactcatatacaaaaacacacaaaaacacacacacactaaacacgcagagaaacccacacagacacacacactcacacatatctatatacaaacactcaaacacacacagacacatacacacacacacacacatacacacacacatacacacacacacatatacacaaacacacacaaaaaaacacatgcgcacacacacaaacatacaaacaaaaacacacacacacacacacacatatacacacaaacacacacagacacacacactcacacatatctatacacaaacactcaaacacacacagacacacacacactcacacccacacacacacacacacacacacacacacacacacacacacacacacacacacataaacacaaacataaacacacacacatataaacacaaacacacagacacatagacacacacatacacacaaatggcaTCCTGCCATCATTGTTCATTTCCTCCATTACTCTCCTAAAAGGTGCAGTTTGACTGTGtatataatatctatttatataatatatataggcctattgattacacgggtcttctcaatgccgtgttaggaaagtggatttttttgccATCATTCGGATTAATCCGCAAGTAGGCTACTCGGGTAATTTATCATCCccagcgacgtcaacgtctttggtggacaatttctctgctgatcaacactacgaatgctggttacaaataaattgtaaaaagacacaccgtgtgaagttgttttttgttttggtaaGTAGCCGTGTattaagcgggataatgtatggAACATACACGCCGGGCAggcattatcgaaaataagaccCTTTATGCGAATCAAGAAACCTCCAATTCGCGTCGGTTTTCGAAATGGAATTTCACAATCAGTACTATGTTTTAATTAATGTATTATCAcatgaaaataataattgttgtgtTTTCCTCAACTTATAATGAGCCctttaaatatatttgttttcaATGAATATCTTCTGGCACCACACACCAGTAAAGGAAACCTCAGCATTCCCTACAACGTTGTAAATGGAGGGTTGAGCATTCAGTTACTGGACTCCTTTACTGTggaaccagccccccccccccccccctcacctttcgcaccttgtagtttggccttggcgtctcgcagtctctctgtgtttccatatattctccacagctccacccccagTCTGAACCAACTGCAATTATTCCCCTTGGTTTTCCTGGGAGTTTTTACTCAGTCGATGTGAGGGTTTAAGGGAAGAGGATGTTGTTATGATGCTCATgctatgtaaagccctttgagacaaactgtttgtaaaaacgggctataaaaataaaattgccttgccttgcgtAACCCGCTTGGACTCtaattcatattcatgctaCATGAATAGAGATTATTATAGAGGTCTTATAGTCAAACGGTATAGGGTATATACACATTTTTATGTGTTTAGGCCAGTTATGAGATCTAGTTAACATCATTAAAAgtcatttccaaacacattaaagaaaagaaaaaaagcagttttgcagcagtagcacacttttaattaaacagagtgggataggaatcaggttaacaaagcatctaagaacatctaagctgtctaacacattaccaacgcaacattgaaacatcataaaacatcacaaaaaaaacagctggaatacaaagagtttgctttgtattccagctggcctgttatgagcaaatttctatacgctactatagatccattccaaaacatgttccaagtaggctataggacaacgcataatgcatcctggaatgagtgaagcttgcctgctgacacgttaaaatgactgtcacaactgccatgagcaaaaccatttgtactgtaggctacagtagcctattcgatattgaatgaagtaggttactttacactccctgtcactgtacagagtagacaatatgatttgcttgtacagcaccttaaaaaactcactgtagcctatattcataggcacacccagcctcgctttcaatataacacgcactcgcaattctgtaaacaccatcagtacataataatatgaaaacaatataaaatatctttcaacaagaaaaaataatttgtttactttaaatggataaaggtcaacaaatgcgcaattttcagctgtcagaaatgtgttgtgatcacttttattcctcatagctctcaggctgtgaggaaatcagcagccagcgatctcaggtctgctctgcatgtattaactgtggctaaagatcaactgcactgaagtcatcataacttcataaattctcattttcaaatgattatgaatactattattgttatttgaagccgtgtcagtcttgactgtgggtggtgtggtcctctgtgtctgctagtgtctataatacagcaatatttttgtcgacattatcaaacggaagaacttttattatgaagagcacagggcgaatgaatacggccccagatattgagtggtaaattcgtttcgctcagtaagaaacatggtaagaaccaaaaaacgaataaacgaactgaaatttagattttcgttttcttgtcaaaacgaaaacacgaaaaaactgcttgttttctggtttctgcttgcgtcaattattcccagaaaacaggggccgtattcacaaagcattttatcttaccgctaggagtgctcctaactcgcgctaaaacattttacggaggagttttttcttaaaagttattcacaaagccgctgagacctactcttactaaggataaatcacaaagagtgaactaagagtgacgcgccgttgctatggattacgtcaattctcgtgcacgagtttagaagcggtcagttcggtgattggttgttcagacgagcccactgaatcaccgaaaaacaaggaaatagcctaggctagaaatgaattcc
Protein-coding regions in this window:
- the LOC130392466 gene encoding aquaporin-10-like, whose translation is MGKLRVKYALIRECMAEFIGTFVLMMFGCSAAAQVKTSRETRGQFLSVNMAFSVGVMSAMYLTMGITGAHLNPAVSLSFCVLRKVSWTRLLPYSLSQVMGAYVASCLVFLVYYDAIMEFSGGELTVYGPNETASIFATYPSEYISLGRSFLDQVVGTAMLLLCILGLGEERNTPAPPGLIPPIVATIVLGIAMSMSANCGGAINPARDLGPRLFTLTAGWGGEVFTCYNYWFWVPLVAPMIGAVLGTLTYKVFIEWQLPDPDLPSDLPIPPIPTNIIIIVWLWNVPPLAKVV